In Zingiber officinale cultivar Zhangliang chromosome 6A, Zo_v1.1, whole genome shotgun sequence, a single genomic region encodes these proteins:
- the LOC121995073 gene encoding casparian strip membrane protein 2-like, whose product MRDKGRQVVTPFGCSQLLAFLDFVLWLCGIAATLMAAVTMGTTNETLPFFTQLFQFRANFTDLPALLFFVIANGIAAGYLVLSIPFSIVGIVRPQATCPRLLLFIFDLVGLEHSFFIFKRNI is encoded by the exons ATGAGGGACAAAGGTCGTCAGG TAGTGACGCCTTTTGGTTGTAGCCAACTATTGGCGTTCCTCGATTTTGTGCTGTGGCTCTGCGGCATCGCAGCCACCCTCATGGCCGCTGTCACCATGGGCACCACCAACGAGACGTTGCCTTTCTTCACCCAGTTGTTCCAGTTCCGCGCCAACTTTACCGACCTTCCCGCTCTATT GTTCTTTGTGATAGCGAATGGAATCGCCGCAGGCTACCTCGTGCTCTCCATTCCCTTCTCGATCGTCGGCATCGTTCGCCCACAGGCCACTTGCCCAAGGCTTCTCCTCTTTATCTTCGATTTAGTAGGCCTCGAACACTCATTTTTCATCTTTAAaagaaatatataa